The Felis catus isolate Fca126 chromosome X, F.catus_Fca126_mat1.0, whole genome shotgun sequence genome includes a region encoding these proteins:
- the LOC105261410 gene encoding spindlin-2 isoform X2, whose translation MWQRGSRRRPGGGGPAKLRAGDTAAILFAYPTAFLDALPAYRSTPPSPCKHPARRLLILLRHRLTAEAAARCPIWARMKTPNTQEAEGQQTRAASGRATGSTNMTKKKTSQKKQRGRPSSQSRRNIVGCRISHGWKEGDEPITQWKGTVLDQVPINPSLYLVKYDGIDCVYGLELHRDERVLSLKILSDRVASSQVGDANLANTIIGKAVEHMFEGEHGSKDEWRGMVLAQAPIMKAWFYITYEKDPVLYMYQLLDDYKEGDLRIMPESSESPPAERETGGVVDGLIGKHVEYTKEDGSKRIGMVIHQVEAKPSVYFIKFDDDFHIYVYDLVKKS comes from the exons ATGTGGCAGAGGGGCAGCCGCCGCCGACCGGGAGGCGGGGGGCCCGCGAAGCTCAGAGCTGGGGATACCGCCGCCATCCTCTTCGCCTACCCCACAGCCTTCCTAGACGCGCTCCCCGCCTACAGATCCACCCCTCCCAGCCCGTGCAAGCACCCGGCTCGTCGCCTGCTGATCCTCCTTCGACACAGGCTCACCGCGGAGGCAGCAGCGAGGTGTCCGATTTGGGCAC GCATGAAGACCCCCAACACACAGGAGGCCGAAGGGCAACAAACCAGGGCAGCTTCGGGACGGGCTACTGGGTCCACAAACATGACGAagaaaaaaacctcccaaaagaAGCAGAGAGGCAGACCTTCGTCCCAGTCCCGCAGGAACATCGTGGGCTGCAGAATTTCacatggatggaaggaaggtgaTGAGCCCATCACCCAGTGGAAAGGAACCGTTCTGGATCAGGTGCCTATAAATCCCTCTCTTTATCTGGTGAAATATGATGGAATTGACTGTGTCTATGGACTGGAACTTCACAGAGATGAAAgagttttgtctcttaaaattcTTTCCGATAGGGTGGCATCATCTCAAGTCGGTGATGCCAACCTTGCAAACACCATAATTGGTAAAGCTGTGGAACATATGTTTGAGGGTGAGCATGGTTCTAAGGATGAATGGAGGGGAATGGTCTTAGCCCAAGCACCTATCATGAAAGCCTGGTTTTATATTACCTATGAGAAGGATCCTGTCTTGTACATGTACCAGCTTCTAGATGATTATAAAGAAGGAGACCTCCGTATCATGCCAGAGTCCAGTGAGTCTCctccagcagagagggagacaggaggagtTGTAGATGGCCTGATAGGTAAACATGTGGAATATACCAAAGAAGATGGCTCCAAACGGATTGGCATGGTCATTCACCAAGTGGAAGCCAAACCCTCTGTGTATTTCATCAAGTTTGATGATGATTTCCATATCTATGTCTATGATTTGGTGAAAAAGTCCTAA
- the LOC105261410 gene encoding spindlin-2 isoform X1 → MWQRGSRSRPGGGGPAKLRAGDTAAILFAYPTALLDALPAYRSTPPSPCKHPARRLLILLRHRLTAEAAARCPIWARMKTPNTQEAEGQQTRAASGRATGSTNMTKKKTSQKKQRGRPSSQSRRNIVGCRISHGWKEGDEPITQWKGTVLDQVPPDQPCPPQAHREAVMEVCAALFPGMKTPNTQEAEGQQTRAASGRATGSTNMTKKKTSQKKQRGRPSSQSRRNIVGCRISHGWKEGDEPITQWKGTVLDQVPINPSLYLVKYDGIDCVYGLELHRDERVLSLKILSDRVASSQVGDANLANTIIGKAVEHMFEGEHGSKDEWRGMVLAQAPIMKAWFYITYEKDPVLYMYQLLDDYKEGDLRIMPESSESPPAERETGGVVDGLIGKHVEYTKEDGSKRIGMVIHQVEAKPSVYFIKFDDDFHIYVYDLVKKS, encoded by the exons ATGTGGCAGAGGGGCAGCCGCAGCCGACCGGGAGGCGGGGGGCCCGCGAAGCTCAGAGCTGGGGATACCGCCGCCATCCTCTTCGCCTACCCCACAGCCCTCCTAGACGCGCTCCCCGCCTACAGATCCACCCCTCCCAGCCCGTGCAAGCACCCGGCTCGTCGCCTGCTGATCCTCCTTCGACACAGGCTCACCGCGGAGGCAGCAGCGAGGTGTCCGATTTGGGCAC GCATGAAGACCCCCAACACACAGGAGGCCGAAGGGCAACAAACCAGGGCAGCTTCGGGACGGGCTACTGGGTCCACAAACATGACGAagaaaaaaacctcccaaaagaAGCAGAGAGGCAGACCTTCGTCCCAGTCCCGCAGGAACATCGTGGGCTGCAGAATTTCacatggatggaaggaaggtgaTGAGCCCATCACCCAGTGGAAAGGAACCGTTCTGGATCAG GTACCTCCTGACCAGCCTTGCCCACCTCAAGCACACAGGGAAGCTGTGATGGAAGTTTGTGCAGCTCTGTTTCCAG GCATGAAGACCCCCAACACACAGGAGGCCGAAGGGCAACAAACCAGGGCAGCTTCGGGACGGGCTACTGGGTCCACAAACATGACGAagaaaaaaacctcccaaaagaAGCAGAGAGGCAGACCTTCGTCCCAGTCCCGCAGGAACATCGTGGGCTGCAGAATTTCacatggatggaaggaaggtgaTGAGCCCATCACCCAGTGGAAAGGAACCGTTCTGGATCAGGTGCCTATAAATCCCTCTCTTTATCTGGTGAAATATGATGGAATTGACTGTGTCTATGGACTGGAACTTCACAGAGATGAAAgagttttgtctcttaaaattcTTTCCGATAGGGTGGCATCATCTCAAGTCGGTGATGCCAACCTTGCAAACACCATAATTGGTAAAGCTGTGGAACATATGTTTGAGGGTGAGCATGGTTCTAAGGATGAATGGAGGGGAATGGTCTTAGCCCAAGCACCTATCATGAAAGCCTGGTTTTATATTACCTATGAGAAGGATCCTGTCTTGTACATGTACCAGCTTCTAGATGATTATAAAGAAGGAGACCTCCGTATCATGCCAGAGTCCAGTGAGTCTCctccagcagagagggagacaggaggagtTGTAGATGGCCTGATAGGTAAACATGTGGAATATACCAAAGAAGATGGCTCCAAACGGATTGGCATGGTCATTCACCAAGTGGAAGCCAAACCCTCTGTGTATTTCATCAAGTTTGATGATGATTTCCATATCTATGTCTATGATTTGGTGAAAAAGTCCTAA
- the LOC105261410 gene encoding spindlin-2 isoform X3: MKTPNTQEAEGQQTRAASGRATGSTNMTKKKTSQKKQRGRPSSQSRRNIVGCRISHGWKEGDEPITQWKGTVLDQVPPDQPCPPQAHREAVMEVCAALFPGMKTPNTQEAEGQQTRAASGRATGSTNMTKKKTSQKKQRGRPSSQSRRNIVGCRISHGWKEGDEPITQWKGTVLDQVPINPSLYLVKYDGIDCVYGLELHRDERVLSLKILSDRVASSQVGDANLANTIIGKAVEHMFEGEHGSKDEWRGMVLAQAPIMKAWFYITYEKDPVLYMYQLLDDYKEGDLRIMPESSESPPAERETGGVVDGLIGKHVEYTKEDGSKRIGMVIHQVEAKPSVYFIKFDDDFHIYVYDLVKKS; encoded by the exons ATGAAGACCCCCAACACACAGGAGGCCGAAGGGCAACAAACCAGGGCAGCTTCGGGACGGGCTACTGGGTCCACAAACATGACGAagaaaaaaacctcccaaaagaAGCAGAGAGGCAGACCTTCGTCCCAGTCCCGCAGGAACATCGTGGGCTGCAGAATTTCacatggatggaaggaaggtgaTGAGCCCATCACCCAGTGGAAAGGAACCGTTCTGGATCAG GTACCTCCTGACCAGCCTTGCCCACCTCAAGCACACAGGGAAGCTGTGATGGAAGTTTGTGCAGCTCTGTTTCCAG GCATGAAGACCCCCAACACACAGGAGGCCGAAGGGCAACAAACCAGGGCAGCTTCGGGACGGGCTACTGGGTCCACAAACATGACGAagaaaaaaacctcccaaaagaAGCAGAGAGGCAGACCTTCGTCCCAGTCCCGCAGGAACATCGTGGGCTGCAGAATTTCacatggatggaaggaaggtgaTGAGCCCATCACCCAGTGGAAAGGAACCGTTCTGGATCAGGTGCCTATAAATCCCTCTCTTTATCTGGTGAAATATGATGGAATTGACTGTGTCTATGGACTGGAACTTCACAGAGATGAAAgagttttgtctcttaaaattcTTTCCGATAGGGTGGCATCATCTCAAGTCGGTGATGCCAACCTTGCAAACACCATAATTGGTAAAGCTGTGGAACATATGTTTGAGGGTGAGCATGGTTCTAAGGATGAATGGAGGGGAATGGTCTTAGCCCAAGCACCTATCATGAAAGCCTGGTTTTATATTACCTATGAGAAGGATCCTGTCTTGTACATGTACCAGCTTCTAGATGATTATAAAGAAGGAGACCTCCGTATCATGCCAGAGTCCAGTGAGTCTCctccagcagagagggagacaggaggagtTGTAGATGGCCTGATAGGTAAACATGTGGAATATACCAAAGAAGATGGCTCCAAACGGATTGGCATGGTCATTCACCAAGTGGAAGCCAAACCCTCTGTGTATTTCATCAAGTTTGATGATGATTTCCATATCTATGTCTATGATTTGGTGAAAAAGTCCTAA
- the LOC105261410 gene encoding spindlin-2 isoform X4 yields the protein MKTPNTQEAEGQQTRAASGRATGSTNMTKKKTSQKKQRGRPSSQSRRNIVGCRISHGWKEGDEPITQWKGTVLDQVPINPSLYLVKYDGIDCVYGLELHRDERVLSLKILSDRVASSQVGDANLANTIIGKAVEHMFEGEHGSKDEWRGMVLAQAPIMKAWFYITYEKDPVLYMYQLLDDYKEGDLRIMPESSESPPAERETGGVVDGLIGKHVEYTKEDGSKRIGMVIHQVEAKPSVYFIKFDDDFHIYVYDLVKKS from the coding sequence ATGAAGACCCCCAACACACAGGAGGCCGAAGGGCAACAAACCAGGGCAGCTTCGGGACGGGCTACTGGGTCCACAAACATGACGAagaaaaaaacctcccaaaagaAGCAGAGAGGCAGACCTTCGTCCCAGTCCCGCAGGAACATCGTGGGCTGCAGAATTTCacatggatggaaggaaggtgaTGAGCCCATCACCCAGTGGAAAGGAACCGTTCTGGATCAGGTGCCTATAAATCCCTCTCTTTATCTGGTGAAATATGATGGAATTGACTGTGTCTATGGACTGGAACTTCACAGAGATGAAAgagttttgtctcttaaaattcTTTCCGATAGGGTGGCATCATCTCAAGTCGGTGATGCCAACCTTGCAAACACCATAATTGGTAAAGCTGTGGAACATATGTTTGAGGGTGAGCATGGTTCTAAGGATGAATGGAGGGGAATGGTCTTAGCCCAAGCACCTATCATGAAAGCCTGGTTTTATATTACCTATGAGAAGGATCCTGTCTTGTACATGTACCAGCTTCTAGATGATTATAAAGAAGGAGACCTCCGTATCATGCCAGAGTCCAGTGAGTCTCctccagcagagagggagacaggaggagtTGTAGATGGCCTGATAGGTAAACATGTGGAATATACCAAAGAAGATGGCTCCAAACGGATTGGCATGGTCATTCACCAAGTGGAAGCCAAACCCTCTGTGTATTTCATCAAGTTTGATGATGATTTCCATATCTATGTCTATGATTTGGTGAAAAAGTCCTAA